The nucleotide sequence AATGCCAGTCGCCAATGCAGGTACAGGTTTGCCAGGGGGCGGATTCTATTTTGTTGGTAGCGCCACGTTCCACATCCCAGACCAAACATTTTTTCTGTTCAGCGGTTAGTTTTTTACCAAACAAAACACCTTCGAGCTTACCTTTGTGGGTGGCCATGTTATGGTTATAAAAATGGGTGGCAAGTTTCAGCCCGGCATCGCTTATCTGATACAGCGGCAAACCGTCGTCATCGAAATAAAGCAAATCGGGATTAAACTGGTTGATCAAATCCATTGTCCGGTTATAAAACTTTTCGCAATATTTTTGAGAGGGAATTGACGCCCCATTTTCCCAGTCCCATTGTCTTCTCCATGTTTTAGTTGCTTCATCAAATACTGGCTTCCAAATGCTTTCGATGTTGTCGTTTCCTGCACTCAACGGATGGTTTTGTTCGTAAAGTTCCTGCGGGTCAAGCCCTTCCCACCAAGTTCCCTTGCCATCGGCTTTAGTCAGTTTGCCATCATAGGGAATACCTGCAAATTCTCCTTTTTTATCTGACCACTGAGAAGTTTCGAACCACGTCCACGTATGTGCGGCATGGACACTCAATCCAAACGGAAGCCCCTGGTTTTTAGCCGCTTTTGCCCAGCCGGCAATAATATCCTTTCCGGGGCCTACGCGCAGGGTATTCCATTCCTGATATTTGCTGTTCCACATGTCGAGGTTATCGTGGTGGTTGGCCATGGCAAAAAAGTATTGCGCCCCCACTCGTTTATATAGTGCCACAAGCTTATCGGGTTCCCAATTCTGACCTTTCCAGTTATGAATTACATCTTTAAAACCCACTTTTGAGGGATGCCCATAATGCGTAACAAACCATTTATACTCATCGCTTCCTTCGTTATACATAAATCGGGCAAACCAATCGCCTTGCTCTGCCTGACATGCAGGCCCCCAATGCGCCCAAATCCCAAATTTGGCGTTGCGAAACCACTCCGGAACCTTGTATTGACTGAGCGATTGCCATGTCGGTTCGAATTTGCCCTTAGCAACCGGCTCGCTATCCGTTTGCACGATTATAGGCTTGTTTTCTTGTGCTTGCAGACAAAATGATGACAAAACACAAATAATGCTCAATAATTTAGTTTTCATGATATCGATTCTTAGTTTTATATTACTGATTTCCAATCCATAAACCATTGTTGGCGTTTGTGATTTCATTGTCATCAAAAAGTTTATTGAAAAGGCAGATAATTTATATCCGTAAAATCGACTTTACACCCTTTCCCTGTAGGAGATTGAGCACAGAGTCCAATTTGCAGGCTTTCAGTTTTATTTAACCTAAAGGAACGTATTGGAAGCCATCCTTTCCCTTCTTCTAAATAACTAAGCGTAAATGTATTACCCTTCGTAGATCCTGTAATTCTGAAATAAACCTCGTTATTATTGACAGGCATCGAATTGCAATCGTCGGCAACGTCATTGCAGACAACTGATACAACCCTTGGCTGACCTTTGAAATCGGCCTCAAAACAGAATTTCGCAAAGTGCGTGCTGTCATTGAATATCATCAAGACACCCGCATCCCATTTCGATTTAAAGGCCGGCTTGATTTTTGCCGAAAGTGTAAAACCCGAATCCGGTGTGAATACCAACCTCGGCGACCGGTTCGTTTTAAAACCGCCATCCGGCGATATAAACAGATCGGTGTAAGCCGGCGCAGCAATCTGGATGGAGTTTTCACTCAATACCTTATAGTCCTGCGCCTTATTCTCGAAGTGCATCGTGTAAGGAACAGACGACATTTTAACCTCTTGTGCATGAACGTATGCCGCACAAACCACTGTGAGCAGACATAACAAAAACAGTTTTCTCATAATATGTCATTTTATTTAATTGTATAATTGTATTTTATTTCCTAACCAAGAATTCAAAAAAAGAATAGAACTGATATGAGACTGATATTTGTGATTCTGGCATCGCAGATTATAGATCGATTCGGAAAAAATTCAACGTAGTTGAATTCAAATCCGTTTTCAAATCCGCTATATCAGCGAAAATCAGCGTTCTATTCATATTTGTAAATTTCACACCTGAAAGTTTTTCACTGCATAACGAAATGCTCCAAAACCCGCTGGCTCTCTTCGCTCATAATCTTTCCGTCGAAAAGGTTGATAACGCGGTGTGCAAAGGTGGCGTCGCGGTCGGAGTGCGTAACCATTATGATGGTAGCGCCCTCTTTGTTGAGTTCAGAGAGGAGCTTCATCACTTCGAGTCCGTTTTTCGAGTCGAGGTTACCAGTCGGTTCATCCGCCAGTATCAGTTTTGGGTTAGCCACCACGGCACGGGCAATAGCCACGCGTTGCTGCTGTCCGCCCGAGAGCTGCTGCGGAAAATGGTGCTTGCGGTGGCCAATCTTCATGCGTTCGAGAGCCGCTTCTACCTTCGCCTTGCGTTCTGCCGCCTTCATATTCAGGTAAATAAGAGGAAGTTCTACGTTTTCATAAACGTTCAGCTCGTCGATCAAATTAAAACTCTGGAAAACGAAGCCGATATTCCCTTTGCGGATGTTTGTCCGCTGGCGCTCGCGCATGTTGGCAACCTCGGTGTTGTCGAAAAGGTAACTGCCCGATGAGGGGTTATCCAACATGCCCAGTATGCTGAGCAGGGTCGACTTCCCGCACCCCGATGGCCCCATAATGGCCGTAAACTCGCCCTTTTTTACGTGCAGGCTTACGTTGTCTAACGCTGTGGTTTCCACTTCTTCTGTGCGGAATACACGTGAAAGTTGATTGATTCGGATCATAGTTGTTGTTTTTAGTTTTTAGTTACGAGTTACAAGTTATTAGTTACGAGTAGACGAGCAATCATCCTCTGCGGTTCTCTGCCACAAACTCTGCGACCTCTGCGGTTGATTAAGTTATGAGTTACGAGTAATATTCTCACTCATAGCGGAGTGATTCAATGGGATTGCGAACTGCAATGCAGTAAGTTTGCCATCCCACGGTAAGTAAAGCAATGAAAAAGGTCAATAGGCCGGACAACACAAATACCCACCAGCTAAGTTCGGTTCTGTAAGCAAAATTCTGAAGCCAATGGTCAGTCAGAAACCATGCCACTGGGCTTGCAATGACAAATGCGATGAGTACCCATTTCACCAAATCTTTGTTTAACAAGATCATTACTTCGTCCACCCTTGCACCGTTCACTTTTCTGATGCCGATCTCTTTGGTTCGGCTTTCGGCCGTTAGCCGAGCCATGGCAAAGAGCCCCATACAAGCAATAAAAATGGCCAGTATCGAAAAGAAGGCATACAGGTGTTGAAACTTAATGTCCTCTTCATACTGGGCATTAAAATTATCGTCCAATAAAGAGAGCAAACAGGGTTCTTGCGGATAGATCTGATTCCAGCAGTTCTTAATTTTCTGCATGGTGGTTTTCATATTTTCGGGAGATATTTTAATGCAATAATACCCCACTTCCCTGTTCCATCTCAGACTTTTGAAAAACACTATCGGCTCAATAGCATCCTTCAACGAAAGATGGTGATAGTTGTCCACCACCCCAACGATTCGGTAAGTATTTTTTTGTATGGTAACTAATGAATTAACCGCCGATTGCGGGTTTTGAAAACCCAACTTTACACAAGCCTGTTTGTTGATAATTACTTCGTTGGCATCATAACCGGAAGCAAACGGAAAGTTTGTTCCTGCGAGCATTTTTATCGAGAAAAAGTCAACGAAATTCTGGTCGATACTGATTAACGAGAAGTTGGCTTTTGTGCTCTCTTTGCCAATCAGGCTGACTTCGTTGCTTTTTCTTTCAAAAGCTTTTCCGGGAACCGTTTCAGCCGTAGTAAAGGCTTTAACCTCCGGAATCCGCCTCAGCTCATCCCTGAAAGAAGCCAGCTTTTCCGCACGGGCAGGTTTTTTAATCATGGTCATCGGAGAAAATGAAACCAATGTCTGATCCAGATTTATACCAAGCGACTGGTTTTGCATGAACTGCACTTGTTTAAAAATAAAACCGGTAGCGATAATCAAAAATATGGATGTCGCCAACTGGAATACCACCAGTATTTCTCTCGAAAACAGGCTTCTTCGCCCTAATATTGTTTTTTGCTTGAAGCTAATGGATGGTTGCGGTTTATAAATCTGTAAAAATGGATAAAGAGCTGAAACAAAAGCGCCAATCAATACTAATATGGCGGTTATTCCCCCTAAATACAGAAAGCTTACCTGAGAAATGTCAAATCCGGCAACATGCAATCCGTTCTTAAACAACGAGACAACAATAGCCAAACTGATTGCTCCGGCAACGGCGTGAAGGAGCAATATTTCTATGGCATGCAGCAGCATGACATCCCTTTTTCCTGCCCCTATTACCCGCCGGATATTGTCTTTCGACGCTTGTTTCAAATAATCGGATATCGACAGGTTCATGAAATTAAGCCACGAGATAATCATGATGAGCAATCCTATCACTAGGCAGGCCATCACCCTGAACTTGCTTCCGTTTGTCATGATTTCTCCTTCGAGGTGCGAGTTCAGGTGAATATCGCCCACCGGCTGAAAAATCAGTTTCACCACTTCTCCGGCATCGGTTATATGCTTGATTGCCGGTTTTATGACTTGTGCATACTTCGCTTCCACATTTTTAATGTCGGCATCCGGTTTCAGGCGCATATAGGTATAGCTCCATGCACCTCCCCAGTCTCCGTTAGACTCGCCATTTTTAATCTCCCCGATTTTGCTATCGTCCAATATGCCAGTTTCGTTGTTGAAATTATTCATGTAATAGAAAAGCGATTTCAATTGAATAATCATATCCGCCTGTATATGGCTTTTTGGGGGGAAATCGTCGAATACGGCGCTCACAAAAAACTCCCAGCCCTCGTTAAGCTTGAATTTCTTGTTCAGCGGATTTACGTTTCCGAAAAGCTTTTGAGCCATAGAGCGACTCAATGCAGCGCCGTGAATATCGGAGAAAATATACTTCGGGTTTTCGGATAAAATCGGACGCTGAAACACCTTGAAGAACGAAGTGTCGGAATAAAACATATTGATGTTCTGAAAGCTGTTTTCGCCGGCAAAAACAGTAATTACATCTTTCGCAATATTGGTTGTAGCCTCTATTTCGGGAAGCTGGTTGCGCAACGTTGGGCCTACCGCGCTATAATTCATGGCCGTGTTTTGGGTTATGATACCATTACCCGATTGGGAAAGTGCCACCCTGTACATCCGGTCGTGTGTCGGCCAGGACTGGTCGTAGCTCTCCTCCGACCGAATCCACGATAACAGGAATAAAAAAGCAACCATACTGATGGTAAGCCCCGACAAATTGACAATGGCATTGACCTTATTTTTTAAGATCTTTCGAAAAACAGATTTTAGTAATATGTTCATTTTGCTATTTATTAAATTATATTGCGATAAATCTAATTGTAGATCCGCTCGTAACTTGTAATTCGCAACTACCCCAGCTATTTTAATACCAGCTTATCATTTTTGCCAAACAGGTCGTATCCCGAGGTGACTACTTTTTCTCCCGGACGCAAGCCTTCAAGTACCTCGTAACTGCGCGGATTTTGGCGACCTATGCGGATGTTGCGCTTTACAGCGGTTTTTCCATCGGCTGCCAGCACATAAATCCATTGTCCGCCGGTGGATTGATAAAAGCTTCCCCGGGGAATCATGATGGCTTGCTGGGTTTCGCCCAATTGCAGCCCCACATTATAACTTTGTCCGGCACGAATATTTCCCGGCAATTTTCCGGAGAAGAACAGATCGACCTCAAACCGGCCATCGCGGACTTCGGGGTATACTTTGCCTACCTCCATCTGAAGAGTATCCGTTTCGCGGCTCACATAAGCGGTAAGCCCCTTACGGACACGGTCGATGTAATGCTCGTCGATTTTGGCCTTGATTTTAAAGGACGTAAGCACATTGATCTGGCCTATTCGTTGCCCCACCGAAATCGCTTGCCCTGGTTTGGCATTCAAAAGCGCCAACTGCCCATCTACAGGCGCCTTAACGTTAAGATTCTCCTGCCGCTGATAGATCAGTTCGAGGTTTCGCTGCATACTCGCAAGGTTCTGGCTTATTTTTTCCACCTGATTGCTGCGAAATATCGAGTCCTGAAGGTAGCGTTTCTGCATCAACTTTTCCATTTTTTGAGAAAGTTCGTAATCTTCTTTTGACCGAAGATAATCTTCGCGCGATATAAGTTCGTCGGCATACAACGCTTTATTTTGTTCTGCCTTTCGTTTTTTTTGCTGCACATCGACATCGAGGTTAAGCAGTTCGCGTTGCAGGGTCAGTTTCTGCTGTTCCATGTTGATGCGGGTTTCGCGAAGGAAATTCGATTTCTCTGCCAGTTGGGCTTCGCTTTCGAGAATGCTCAGGTTGAGATTAATATTGGTAAGGCGCAGAATCACATCGCCTTGGCGCACCATGTTTCCCTCTTCGATACAAATCTCTTTCACCGTGCCACTTTCAATGGCATCCAGATACATATACATAATAGGCTCGACAACTCCTACTACCTGTATATAATCCTGAAACATTCCGTTTGTAACCGGATCTATGGTAACCTTATCTTTTTCGATGCGAAAGGTGTCTGATTTGTCGCGAAGAGCCATAAACAATATCAGGCCAATAGTCAGCAAAACCGGAATTGCGATTTTCAGATGTTTCGGTTTTATCCGGCGTTTATCTTCTATTATTCTGTCCATAATCTTGATAGTTTTTTTACTTTTATTAATCCCGAAAGAACTACCACGTCATCATGCTTCCCGTTTGATAAAACCGGAGGTTCGCCTGCATGATATAAGTCTGCATCCGGGTGCGCAAAACCTCGCTCTGTGCCTTAGCCAGATTATTTTTCGACTCGTAGTATTCCATGATGTTTGCCAATCCCTTTTCCCGTTTTTTGCGTACCGCTTCAAAAGCTATTTTTTCGCTTTCGGTTTTCTTCTTTGCTGCCTGATATTCCTTTAAAGCGGCTTCGTAGTCCCGATTCGCCTGCTGTATTTCATAATTCAGTGATTTCAGTCCATCACTCAATCTGTTTTTCGCCTGTTGCAATTCTATCTTTGCGATGTGTACACTGTTTCGGCGGCTAAAACCATCAAACAGGGGAATCCGCAACGAAAGGCCATAGTTTAACCGCCTGTTGCCTTTCAGCTGCTCCGAAAATCCTGCCACATTACCGTTTTCGTTCACAACAGATTGGTAATAACCACTGTACCAACCACCGTAAAGGCTCAGTTGGGGAGAATAGGATGCCCGCTCTATCCGCACACTCCGCCGCGCAGCCTCGTAACGGTTGTTCAGGATTTTTATCTGCGGAAGCACATCGGCAGCGGTATTTAAGAGATTGTCGCCTGTTAATGGAAGGTCGGCCACGGCCTCTTCCGTCAAATCGGATATATGCAAGTCCGAATCTGCCGGAAAGTTCATCAACTTTCGCAACGTAAACTCCGATTTTTGCACTGCATTCCGGCAGCGGAGCAATTGGTATTCGTCGTTTGCCAGCCGGGCTTGCACTTCGTAACGGTCGCTTCCCGCTGCCCGGCCAATTTCTGTCTTTTTCTGTACAGTTTCATACTCTTTTTTCGAGAGCTCATATTGCTCCAACTGTACTTCGGCCAGCCCCAGATTAAGCAGATGGGCTGTATATGCTTCCAAAACACTGTACATCAGCTCATTTTGCTTTTGCTTTAAAGCCTCTTGCTCCGAGCGGAGGTTAAATTGCTCAAAGGCTACACGGTTAACCTGCCTGAAACCATCGAAAAGCAGCATGCTTCCGCTCAGATACCAGTCATTCGAAAACAGGTTATTCACAACATAAGTGTTGGTGGTTGCATCTAACGTCTTTCCATTATTAATTTCATAAGAGGAACCGGTACTAATACGGGGCAAAAAACTTTGCGTGGCATTTTGCATGGTTACGCGCTGCTTATCAACATCAAGCTTACTGTTTTGAAGCACCAAATTATGGCTCAATGCATATTCGGCACATTGGTGATAGGTGAGTGCCTCCTGCGCCCGCATCATCATTGATGTTCCACATAAAATCAATATTACAAACCAATGCTTCATAGATAGTTTACTATTTTATCAAATATCTGGCAAATGTCATGCCAAAACATATATATATTTGACAAACAGCTATTTAAAAGCAGCAAGTATTATTCGGTCTGTCAAAATACTTGACACCCAATTGTCAAATATTTTGACAGACCGAATAACAAATCAAAAAATTTCATAGCTTTGAATTGTCATACATTGCTAAGATTGTTCGAGGACAAAAGGTGCAGCGCACCCAAAATATTTGTAGAATAATTAATCGCAAGAAGACGTTAAGGTGCAGCGCACCGATGATATAACAAAAAAAACTATGAATCCCGGAAAAATCCTTGTTGTCGATGACAATAAAAGTGCGTTAAGCGCGCTCAATATGCTATTGCAATTCGAGTTCAAGACGGTAGTTACCCTCTCGTCGCCCAACCAGATTGTGGCGGAGATGCAGAAAACCGATTTCGACATCGTATTGCTCGACATGAATTTTAAGTCCGGGATAAATACCGGAAACGAAGGGATTTACTGGCTCGATAACATTAAAAAAGCTTATCCCGATGTAGAAGTAATTATGATTACAGCCTATGGTGAGGTAGAGCTGGCCGTAAAAGCGATTAAACACGGCGCAACCGATTTTATATTAAAACCTTGGGAAAACGAAAAGCTGCTGGCGACATTGCATTCGGCCATGCGCCTGCGCTCTTCGGGCAAAGAAATCGCAACATTGAAA is from Parabacteroides sp. FAFU027 and encodes:
- a CDS encoding efflux RND transporter periplasmic adaptor subunit — its product is MDRIIEDKRRIKPKHLKIAIPVLLTIGLILFMALRDKSDTFRIEKDKVTIDPVTNGMFQDYIQVVGVVEPIMYMYLDAIESGTVKEICIEEGNMVRQGDVILRLTNINLNLSILESEAQLAEKSNFLRETRINMEQQKLTLQRELLNLDVDVQQKKRKAEQNKALYADELISREDYLRSKEDYELSQKMEKLMQKRYLQDSIFRSNQVEKISQNLASMQRNLELIYQRQENLNVKAPVDGQLALLNAKPGQAISVGQRIGQINVLTSFKIKAKIDEHYIDRVRKGLTAYVSRETDTLQMEVGKVYPEVRDGRFEVDLFFSGKLPGNIRAGQSYNVGLQLGETQQAIMIPRGSFYQSTGGQWIYVLAADGKTAVKRNIRIGRQNPRSYEVLEGLRPGEKVVTSGYDLFGKNDKLVLK
- a CDS encoding TolC family protein; this translates as MKHWFVILILCGTSMMMRAQEALTYHQCAEYALSHNLVLQNSKLDVDKQRVTMQNATQSFLPRISTGSSYEINNGKTLDATTNTYVVNNLFSNDWYLSGSMLLFDGFRQVNRVAFEQFNLRSEQEALKQKQNELMYSVLEAYTAHLLNLGLAEVQLEQYELSKKEYETVQKKTEIGRAAGSDRYEVQARLANDEYQLLRCRNAVQKSEFTLRKLMNFPADSDLHISDLTEEAVADLPLTGDNLLNTAADVLPQIKILNNRYEAARRSVRIERASYSPQLSLYGGWYSGYYQSVVNENGNVAGFSEQLKGNRRLNYGLSLRIPLFDGFSRRNSVHIAKIELQQAKNRLSDGLKSLNYEIQQANRDYEAALKEYQAAKKKTESEKIAFEAVRKKREKGLANIMEYYESKNNLAKAQSEVLRTRMQTYIMQANLRFYQTGSMMTW
- a CDS encoding ABC transporter ATP-binding protein, which codes for MIRINQLSRVFRTEEVETTALDNVSLHVKKGEFTAIMGPSGCGKSTLLSILGMLDNPSSGSYLFDNTEVANMRERQRTNIRKGNIGFVFQSFNLIDELNVYENVELPLIYLNMKAAERKAKVEAALERMKIGHRKHHFPQQLSGGQQQRVAIARAVVANPKLILADEPTGNLDSKNGLEVMKLLSELNKEGATIIMVTHSDRDATFAHRVINLFDGKIMSEESQRVLEHFVMQ
- a CDS encoding ABC transporter permease, whose product is MNILLKSVFRKILKNKVNAIVNLSGLTISMVAFLFLLSWIRSEESYDQSWPTHDRMYRVALSQSGNGIITQNTAMNYSAVGPTLRNQLPEIEATTNIAKDVITVFAGENSFQNINMFYSDTSFFKVFQRPILSENPKYIFSDIHGAALSRSMAQKLFGNVNPLNKKFKLNEGWEFFVSAVFDDFPPKSHIQADMIIQLKSLFYYMNNFNNETGILDDSKIGEIKNGESNGDWGGAWSYTYMRLKPDADIKNVEAKYAQVIKPAIKHITDAGEVVKLIFQPVGDIHLNSHLEGEIMTNGSKFRVMACLVIGLLIMIISWLNFMNLSISDYLKQASKDNIRRVIGAGKRDVMLLHAIEILLLHAVAGAISLAIVVSLFKNGLHVAGFDISQVSFLYLGGITAILVLIGAFVSALYPFLQIYKPQPSISFKQKTILGRRSLFSREILVVFQLATSIFLIIATGFIFKQVQFMQNQSLGINLDQTLVSFSPMTMIKKPARAEKLASFRDELRRIPEVKAFTTAETVPGKAFERKSNEVSLIGKESTKANFSLISIDQNFVDFFSIKMLAGTNFPFASGYDANEVIINKQACVKLGFQNPQSAVNSLVTIQKNTYRIVGVVDNYHHLSLKDAIEPIVFFKSLRWNREVGYYCIKISPENMKTTMQKIKNCWNQIYPQEPCLLSLLDDNFNAQYEEDIKFQHLYAFFSILAIFIACMGLFAMARLTAESRTKEIGIRKVNGARVDEVMILLNKDLVKWVLIAFVIASPVAWFLTDHWLQNFAYRTELSWWVFVLSGLLTFFIALLTVGWQTYCIAVRNPIESLRYE
- a CDS encoding alpha-L-fucosidase codes for the protein MKTKLLSIICVLSSFCLQAQENKPIIVQTDSEPVAKGKFEPTWQSLSQYKVPEWFRNAKFGIWAHWGPACQAEQGDWFARFMYNEGSDEYKWFVTHYGHPSKVGFKDVIHNWKGQNWEPDKLVALYKRVGAQYFFAMANHHDNLDMWNSKYQEWNTLRVGPGKDIIAGWAKAAKNQGLPFGLSVHAAHTWTWFETSQWSDKKGEFAGIPYDGKLTKADGKGTWWEGLDPQELYEQNHPLSAGNDNIESIWKPVFDEATKTWRRQWDWENGASIPSQKYCEKFYNRTMDLINQFNPDLLYFDDDGLPLYQISDAGLKLATHFYNHNMATHKGKLEGVLFGKKLTAEQKKCLVWDVERGATNKIESAPWQTCTCIGDWHYNRAFYEQNRYKSAATVIRMLVDIVSKNGNMLLNIPVRGDGSIDDKEVVILDGIAAWMDVNKESIFDTRPWNVYGEGPSVEAAGSKVVEGFNEGNAKLNSKDIRFARKGNVVYATVMGVPAENISLKSLAKNGGALKIKNIEMLGSNEKLSWEQNPESLVIRKPNRIPNNIAVVFKIQTR
- a CDS encoding DUF1349 domain-containing protein, with product MRKLFLLCLLTVVCAAYVHAQEVKMSSVPYTMHFENKAQDYKVLSENSIQIAAPAYTDLFISPDGGFKTNRSPRLVFTPDSGFTLSAKIKPAFKSKWDAGVLMIFNDSTHFAKFCFEADFKGQPRVVSVVCNDVADDCNSMPVNNNEVYFRITGSTKGNTFTLSYLEEGKGWLPIRSFRLNKTESLQIGLCAQSPTGKGCKVDFTDINYLPFQ